In the genome of Dromiciops gliroides isolate mDroGli1 chromosome 1, mDroGli1.pri, whole genome shotgun sequence, the window TAAGAAGGGGAAATTCAAAGAGAAAGAGGTGAGagggtccctgctctcagggggcTCACACATATATTAGGGGACACCACAGCTTAAGTTCAGCTGAAGGACAGATGGCAAAGTCCAGAGGTTGCCAGGTTATTTAAGTAGTTAAGATGAAAGCTCCAGGACACAGAGGCTGGGCAGATAGCGAAGCCTGGAGGATCTTAGGAGGAAGTGACAGGCAGAAGGGAAGACCTGGTGGGCCTCCATCTATCTCATTGGAAGGACTGGAGTTGGTAACTTCCATCTCCCTCAAATGATGTGAGCAGTTGAGGATGTAAGGTATCTCTGGCTCTTGCCCAGCTGTCTTGGATAGGTTCTGGGACAGTCCAgcctgggagaggagagaaagtgagggaggaggggcagctaggtggcccaggggataaagcaccagccctggattcaagaggacctgagttcaaattcagcctcagacacttgacacttactagctgtgtgaccttgggcaagtcacttaacccgcattgccccgcaaaaaaaaaaaaaaaacccaaaaaacaaacaaaaaaatgaaagtgaaggaGGCACAAGACACATTCATTCTCAGTGATGATGGCTCTTCCTGCTGCCCAGCCATCCAGGGTGGGCTCAGGGACACCAGGCCTGCAGAGCAGAGGAGGCACTGTCCACATACAAGCCTCTTCTGGGGCGTGTCCCAGATGAGGCAATAGAACAGAGGACAGAGGGAATTCAGTCATACCCCTGGGATCTTTTAATGCCCCAGTCTCCTTGCTGCCTCCAGCCCCTGTTCCCTCCTGTTTGGAGAGAGATAGCCACACCCCTCACCCTCATCACTGGACCTTCCTATAGCTGAACTGATAAGCTCCCTCTCCTCCACATCCAGTTCAACCCTCCCAGACCCCAGTCTCATTTCCTCCTTTGTCTTTTCCTCCTATTGTGCCCTCGGAGACCTCCCTTCATCCCGGAcctctccctctcaccctctTTCATTATGGCTCCCGGAAGATGCTGCATCCCGTAGGGTACTGAATCAGTCTGGGCCCCTGAGTACTCTGAGGAGGGGAGAGCTCCCTGTCTCCAGCTTCATGCTTCCCAGGCTTCTTTCACTCTTTAGGACAAGGATGTTAAGGGTGCAGGacgggggcggggaggggggaggggggaaaggggaagtttGTCCATCCCTGGGCTGATGGGACTTCCTCAGCCCAGGCTCCCACCCCTAGTTGCACATTGCTTCAGCCAATGGCTACCTGGAGGCCGCTGAGCTGTTGCTGGAGCACAAGGCCAACTTGAGCGCCAAGGACCAAGATGGTTGGGAGCCACTGCATGCAGCAGCCTGCTGGGGCCAggtgagtggggaggggagggccgGGCAGGAAGCTGCTGAGCCCTCTCTGCTGCATCAGGGCAGTGTCAGGGGCAGCTTGGCTTGTGCTCACAGGTGCATCTGGTGGAGCTGCTGGTGGCCCATGGAGCTGATCTGAATGGGAAGTCACTGCTGGATGAGACGCCCCTGGGTGAGTGAGTGGGCTCCCCAGGAGTCCACTAGGGCACCAAGGGCACTGCCAAGGGAAGGGTGCAAGACTCCCAGATCAGGGACCTTCCTTTTGCTGTTCCCCTAGATGTGTGTGGGGATGAAGAGGTGCGGGCCAAGCTGCTCGAGCTTAAGCACAAGCATGAAGCTATCATGCGCTCCCACGACCGCCACCGGGGCTCGGGCTCCCTGCTCCAGAGACGAACCTCCAGTGCAGGCAGCCGCGGGTGAGGCCATAGCCACGGTCCAGCCTGCTTATCCCGGGGCCTGCCACTGGGGGGGACCCCACACCCTGGGGCTGCTCAGTCATTACCTCTGCCCCCAGACTTCCACCAGCATCCCCTCTGATGACCCTCCTTTGCCATCCCCCCACCTTCCTCCTGCTGCCCCCTCCGCCCGCCCCCGTCTCCCCATCTCCAGTCTCCCAACACCCAGCcagcctcctttctctcctcctcctgcttgTCCTAGTTTatccatttcctttccccttcttcccacaTTCTCCTGGAAGGCACCATCCTCCTCCCCTGGTATCAAGGACTCTGCCCCTTGCCTACAAGGACCCGACTGGTCCAGAATGCCTTGGAGTGGTTGACTGGCCAAGGTGCATGTCAGTTCAGACTGACAGGAGAGTTAGTCCAGGAGGCCACCATCCAGCCCTATCCCTTCTTTTCCATCCTCCTCATCTCCCTAGAGGCAACCAGGGGGcccagtggatagggtgctgagcctgcagtcaggaagacccgagttcaaatgtagctgggtgatcctgggcaagtcacctaacctctgctgtttcctcagtctcctcagcCTTCAAATGTGTGTCATGATTgctcttacctcccagggttgttgagagaattAAATGAGGTCTCTGTCAAAAcctcagcccagtgcctggcacatagtacgtgctcagttgtttccttccctttctcccttccccagcttccttccctgcttctccccctttgcctccccttctttcccctcttgaGTTTTCAGTCTTTGGTCTGAAGAGGCTCATCTCCCTTCCCAGCTGGGTTTGAAAGCCTGCCCCAATGGCCCAGCCTTTGCCCCTCAGAGAATGGTTTCCCATTCTAGAACCCCTTGTACTAGCTGACCCAAGAGACCTGTGATGGCGTCAGAGTTGTTCCAGGGGTCATGTACTCTTGCCCCCATTCTTGCCCCTGGGGCACCTCCCCCAGCCCAGCTTGAGGCTCTAGGGCAGAGTCCAGAGGGAGGAAGTCCTAGGGAGGTgttccttggggtggggggtggagtttCTCCTGTGCTGGGCCCTGGGCCAGTGCCTGACTGTGGCCTGGCTCAGGAGGCTAGGAAAACTGACTGGGGGATGGTGGGGTGTCAGGGATGCAAACTCTGCCTTCCAGAGACCAGGCAGGGAGCTCAAGGGGGGGTCCTTGTCTCCCCCACTTCAGGAAGGTTGTACGTAGAGTGAGCTTGACAGAGCGTACCCACCTGTACCGCAAAGAGCATGCACGTGAGGCCATTGTGTGGCAACAGCAGCCCTCCACTGCCACTGAACCCCCAGAAGAGGATGAGGATAAGCAGACAGATGCTGAGCTCCAGCCACAGGCTGTGGTGAGGGGGCCAGGCCCTGAGGCCCTACCTCTTTCCTTACCTCATTGTTTGTGTCCATCCCATCCTCTGACCTCCTGCCCCATTTACATCACCCATCCCTCAGTTACATCCCCCAGGCCCATTTTTCATGTGCTTTGCCCATCTCTAGCCATAGGCCCCATTCCCTGTTTGACCCTCCTAAACTTTGCCTGGACTCCTTTCTTGCCTGCAGGAGACAGACCTTGAGGCCCTGAGACATCGAAATGGCAGTGCAGGGGTGGCCCCAGGCCCCCCTAGCAGACACCTGTACTCCAAGAGGCTGGACAGAAGTGTCTCCTACCAGCTGGCCACACAGGAGCCACCTGTGCCTGGACCCCTCACTCGGGACAAGGCACACCATACACTGGCTGACCTCAAGTGCCTAGATGCCCTGGGTTTGGGACAAGGGAATGTGAGAGTCCATATTTTTATTTCGTGAAACTTGATAAAAAGAATCTTCTGCCATTGGTGGTggtgtttatgtgtgtgtctgtgtccaCGAAGTACATTGGTTTCTGCTTGTCACACCCCTATTTTTCTGTGGGTGTCCAGAAGGGTTTCATGGGCCCAGGGGAGGGCTGACTcatccactcccaccccccaccatagACCGAATGCCCAAAGAAAATAGTGAAGGGGGTCATATTCGCATAGTGTGGTGGACACTGAAGTGTCATccaggacacctgggttcaacTGACACTTCTCCAAGCTCTGTGACTAAACAAGTTGGtctctcctctgcaaaatgagggtgtcGTAAGAAATTGTCTCTCAGATATCTTCTATCTCTAACCTATGATTCATTGTCTATGTGCAGGTATTTGGtacgtgtctgtgtgtgtgtgggcataCAGGTGAGGGGAATGAGAAACTTGGGGGACAGTTTCTGGACAATTAAGAATCAATTgatgggggggcggctagatagcacaggggataaagcactggccctggattcaggaggacctgagttcaaatccggcctcagacacttggtacttactagctgtgtgaccctgggcaagtcacttaacccccattgcctgcaaaaaaacaaacaaacaaaagaatcaattgaTTCATTAAGCTATCTGATAATCAATTGGTGGTCAGTGGTTTCTCCCGGTCACCAAAACACCCTAATGGAGATGCTGAATGCCTTAATATACTTTTAGAAAAGGGGGTGCCCCTGAcaggtgaaaatcaaccctgagTGATGAACAATGAATGAGCAGGTGGGCTAAGAGTCTAGTTCCTCCTGCTGGGaatgtggcttgatcatgagacttgGCTCTTGTTCCCAGCTTCCAAAAATCTGGACAAAGTCATcaatccatctctacccagagcactctggttggttttctctttCAGGAGCTGGGTCACTCTAAACTCCATTGCTGGGGTGCTAAACGCTTAGGGgctggaattcacctagattagattctctttccattctaaaCAGAAGTAAGATCTCCTTGTTGGGTGGAGTCCAGCCCAGCCCAAGATAGCTGAGCATGTACCCTGAGGATTAGgccaatctcatctatcagcttTATCCTTCAAAGACTGGTTTCCAGGGGCTGGTGCTGAATGAGAAAATAAACAGAGAAAGCCTTAATCCTAACTTaataataattggttattaatacaaaagaatcatttctaaaataaaaaataaaaaatcatttctctcacatgtatgtgagggggagggaggtgtgCCAACCCAGCTCCTGCTTGAAAATAAGGCCCTATTGGGCCTGGTTATGACCCCTCTTGTCTTCCCTCCCATGACACCCATCCTTGGGTCTTTTAAATCTCGTCTCCTTTGAAGCAAGGGTTGGTTGGTTAAGGACATGGCAGACAGAGCTGGAGCCAACAGGAATCCAGCTAgattgaagggaaaaggaggggagaagggatttCTTGGCCTGGAAGCTGGATGAACCAGGAGCTTGGCTCCCTGGCCAGGGCCTCAGTGGGAAGAAGGAAACAATCCAGTGCCCTGGCCTCCTTCCCCAGGGGGTGGATCTCACCTAGACCCTGGCCTCTTGCCTAGGACAAGGGCctcatggggggagggaggggcaagtGAGGAGCAGGCCGCCAGCTTCCTCTTGGGCTGCCATTGGAGAAGAGGGTGGCATAGCCCaggcccttccctccctcctcccccttcaacAAGCTGGCTAGGGCCCAATACATATCAGGGTGAAGGCACCCTGGGGGCCAGGATAAGGACCCAGCATTACCAAGGCAGGGCCACAGCCTGATCTAGGAAAACACCCTTGACTGGCCTTTACCTCAGCCCTCTGAGTGTCAAGGACTTTACCAGTTCCTGTCTGTGTCAGctttttctctcttaatttatttCAGGCCAAGACCCTATGGGCCTGGGAGGTGTTTAGGTAGATCACATTCATGCCTTGGCTCTAAGGAGCACAGCTGGCCTGCTGTTGTCTCCTTACCCATTTTGCAATGCACTGGGCCTGGACCAGGTTCCCTACTGCCCCACTCATTTGTCTCCATACACCTGTGACCTCTGCCTGTCTacctttcctctttcctgatttccccttcTTCAGGGAAGGAGGGGGACACACATGCAAAGGACATAGCTCAGGGAACCCGTGATTGGGCTTGGGTGGTGGGGAGGATGGGCCAGATGGGCGGGCTGGGGTTAAATTTAGTGTGGGATGGTGCAGCAGCTGCTGAAAAGGTCAtcagggggaggggagatatCTGGCCCCGCCCGGGGTCCAAACCCATATTAGCATTGTACCCTGGGAGAGGGAAGCCTGCCGCCCACTTTATTCCAAGAGGTGAGACCTCTGGGAGGAAAGATGCACTTTCACTCAACCTCCAAGCAAGGGCAGATTCAAAGCCAGTGCGGGTGCCCTGGGCCATCTCTGCTTCTTGGCATAGAGTAGGACTGGGGGGAAGGGCAAAGGTAACTCTGGGCAGGGCAGAGCGGTGGTCAGCCTTAGGGCTGAGAACATGCCAAGCACAGCTGGGCTCAGCTCTGTGCAGTTATCTGGAAGCAGAGCAAAATTTGGTTGCAGCTGCCTGAGGCTGGGCTGGGCGACTTACAGGTGGCccctgagggaagggaaagggagaggtggggcCAGAGGAGGATAAGGGACTCCTAACTCCTCCTCCTGCCCACTGGTGGGTCCCTCTGACCGTCTCCCTTCCTGCCAGGGGTGGGGAACACGGAGAGAGGACCTAGGAAACCTGGACACTACCCACGAGGTGAGTGTGGGGTAAGGGGAGAGGGCTGGACTGTGGTCCCACCCCAGACAGGTGTGTTAGAGGTGGGTTGGAAGTTGTCACTCAGGACTGGGAACAAAATGACCCCACACATCCTAGTTGGGTCACCTCCGAGTGGGTTCCCCTTCAGGCCTGGGGCCAGCGAATGGCCACATTGACTTCCATCTTCCCTCAGACTCCTTCCTTCCTGCAGATTCATCCCTCTAGAAAGTCTGGTTTTCCTCTTCGTTCCCCTCCCCGTTCCCCCAAGCCTTTGGGTGCCCAGGAAGCCTGGAGGAGTTATAGTCTGGCAgataagagggaggaggaggtggggccCGGGGAGCCTATCAGTAGCTCCTATCCAACTTCTCCCACCAATCAAGAGCCTAGAAGATTGGGGAACTAAGGATTCCCAGGGAGCAGCACACCTAAGGTGTTCTCTTTGGGACAGATCTGAGCCCTTCTGGGAACAAGTGGCTCCTCTGTCGTTCCTGCCCCAACTCTAGCCCCATCCCTATCCTCCCTAATAAAGTACTTAGTCTAAGGCTTGGGCCGACTGCAGACGCTCAGTAAATCCCTATTATTTCTCTCCCTGGCGACCCTTGTTCTTTTCCCCTGTGCCCATCCTTGCCTTTGGATTTGTTCCCATCCCGGTTtctgccctcttctctttcccactgTCCTTGTTCTCCCGAGTGTGTGATCCTGATTCCttctctgcttctgtctgtcccccttCCCTTGACCCTGTGTCCCCTGTCCTAGTCTCTCCTCTGTCCCTATATGTTCGCTCCCCTGCATCCCCCTTCCTCATGCCTTTAGCTGTCTCTGGACCTAAAGCTGTAATTCCCTGAGATCAAGTTCAGATGGTGCAGGAAGTTCAAAGGACAGTCCCAGTGAAGATCCAATGGTATCGGTAGAGGCCAAACACTTACCCAGAACAtcagtggtggtggttgtggacAGAAAAGaaatcccttccctcaccccctgTCCTCTCCCATGCTGGCATCCAAGGGGCAAAGTCCCCATTCCACTCACGTTCTGCCTGGCTCCACTCTTGTCCTGTGTTTTTTATTCTAGTCTTTCCTGCTACATTAACTCTGGGGGACCTTCTCCTGCCCACGCCCACCTCCCAGGGGAGCAGGAACTATAGGCAGCTGAGGTAGAAAGGGATCTCCAGATGCATGGCCTGGGCCGGAGACTACTTACACGTCTGCTGGCTCCTCGGATTCCCATCCCTGCTGTGCAAATCAGTCTTTCTGTCCATCTCCCTGTCCCTGGTGTCTGAAAAGTCTCTGTGCCCAAAGTCCAGAAACCAAACATTTAGGAAAACAGAGAGAACTCCCCTTCTGGGAGCCTTCCAGGGACTTTCCCCAAGGACGAGCCGCGCAGCTCCTCCGTTCTGGCCTTGGGGCAAGGGCTCTGAATCGTCACCAGCTCCAAACCTCTTGCTCCCTGATCCAAGCCTTCCTGACAAAGCAGGCGGgcaagagaggaggaagggaacagaGTCCCACCCCTCCCCCGCCAATGTATAGCAATCCCAGGTGCTCATGTCAGCAGAGGGGGTTTAGAATGAAGTTATCAGAATTCCCCACCTTCAACCAGGATTCCTGGGGCCCTGCCCAGTTGCCAGGGAAACCCAGCCCTTATCAGACGACAAGATGAAGGGGCTGAGCCTCACCCGATTCCTTATGGGGTAACAGCCTAAGTGCtggaggaaacacacacacacacacacacacacacacacacacacacacacacacacacacacacacacacacacacacacccctcctgaCACCCTCAGGGACTTCCTACTCCCTAAGCCTGGGCTGTCTGTCTTCCCCCTGAGAGTGTgggctcttttcctttctcagctATGTCTGTCTCCTATCTTGGACCCTTACCTccctcatctttctcttctcccatttatgtctctgtctctgtctctgtctctagcCCGTGGTGGTCTgggtctctctctcctcttctcgtcttagctatgtgactgtcTCCCTGCTCCTGGCAGTGACAGGCGTCCTCCCCTAAGCCCCGCCTCTACCTtcgctccctcccctcccctaccctTTCCAGGGGCAGAGCTATGCCAGGGCTGCCGGGGCGGGGCAGGGGGCCCGGGGCCCCAGCTCGCTTCTCGATCCATTCTCTATGGGACAATCCAGGATCTCCAGGCTCTGAGCCGGAGAGGGGACTGGGCCCTCCCCAGCACAGGTTTAACACCCTACCATTGCTCCCCCAATTCCTTTACCTGATCCTCTGAGACCGTTCCCTCACCacctttctattcttttcctaaatgcctctcctctcttttccttgccaccctcccccatccctctgcccttttttccccttcactttTTGCCCCTTCTCCTTCTAACCCCTTCGTCTCCTACCCCGTCTTTCCAACATGTCCcgctcttccctcttccctgacCTACTCCTCCTTACTTCACCTCAGCATGCCTCCCTCTCTAACCCCTTCTTCCCTGTCTGTTCTTCCCTCTTGGGCCCTAAACCCCATTtatcctccttcccctctgacTTTCTCCTAGAAAGTCCTTCTTGCCTTTCCTGCCTCCCCAGTAGCCTTATGTGGTGCCTTTatgtccctttctcctcttcctctccc includes:
- the LOC122736090 gene encoding protein phosphatase 1 regulatory subunit 16A-like — its product is MRSHDRHRGSGSLLQRRTSSAGSRGKVVRRVSLTERTHLYRKEHAREAIVWQQQPSTATEPPEEDEDKQTDAELQPQAVETDLEALRHRNGSAGVAPGPPSRHLYSKRLDRSVSYQLATQEPPVPGPLTRDKAHHTLADLKCLDALGLGQGNVRVHIFIS